Proteins co-encoded in one Schaalia radingae genomic window:
- a CDS encoding ComF family protein, whose amino-acid sequence MRSAGGVEYADATHLLHRTLTRGSHALSDLILPVQCVGCGKWDAILCKRCRAIATNDPGTWQAVEVNEQQMIMAWALGEYAGALRSIVLAAKHRPRVDLSEFLWRCGITLGEHVAREAAWRTLDADEIWVVPAPSRFARRFRGQLVALDVAHGVAVGLSHARVDADGGRSRMRVRVIDAVRLRVGSSSQSGKSGAARAAGRSGSMIRRVDIVPKVNVILVDDVMTTGATVREMAQVLGPPVQAVVTLCRVSATGTPQ is encoded by the coding sequence ATGAGGTCTGCTGGAGGGGTGGAATACGCCGACGCAACTCACCTTCTGCATCGCACATTGACGAGGGGGTCCCATGCGCTGTCTGACCTGATCTTGCCCGTGCAATGCGTGGGGTGCGGTAAGTGGGATGCGATTCTGTGCAAGCGTTGCCGTGCCATTGCCACGAATGATCCGGGCACCTGGCAGGCGGTTGAGGTGAACGAACAGCAGATGATCATGGCGTGGGCACTGGGTGAATATGCGGGAGCGCTGCGTTCGATCGTTCTGGCTGCCAAGCATCGTCCACGCGTAGATCTGAGTGAATTTCTGTGGCGCTGTGGGATCACGCTGGGGGAACATGTGGCGCGCGAGGCGGCGTGGCGAACACTTGATGCGGATGAAATATGGGTCGTGCCGGCTCCGTCACGCTTTGCCAGGCGTTTTCGCGGACAACTCGTGGCGCTCGATGTGGCGCACGGAGTAGCGGTGGGTCTGTCGCATGCGCGCGTTGATGCTGATGGTGGGCGCTCGCGGATGCGTGTACGCGTCATCGATGCAGTGCGCTTGCGTGTGGGAAGCAGCAGCCAGTCTGGGAAAAGCGGGGCTGCTCGCGCCGCAGGACGCAGCGGGTCGATGATTCGGCGTGTCGATATTGTGCCCAAAGTGAACGTCATCCTCGTCGATGATGTGATGACGACGGGGGCGACGGTGCGTGAAATGGCGCAAGTGCTGGGGCCGCCGGTTCAGGCGGTCGTCACTCTGTGTCGGGTCAGTGCGACAGGCACACCCCAGTAA